The genomic stretch CCCTTACCCTTGATCATGTCGGCCAGCGACTTCAGCGGGCGCTTGTTCGCGCCGGTCATCGCCTTACCGCGACGGCCGTTGTCGAGCAGCGAATCGACCGATTCCTGCAACATGCGCTTCTCATTGCGCACGATGATCTCTGGGGCCTTCAATTCAAGTAGGCGCTTCAAGCGATTGTTGCGATTGATCACGCGGCGATAGAGATCGTTCAGATCGGACGTGGCGAAGCGGCCTCCGTCGAGCGGAACGAGCGGGCGCAGGTCCGGCGGAATCACCGGAATCACGTCCATGATCAGCCACTCCGCCTTGTTGCGCTCCTGACCCGAGTCTCCGGAATTGCGGAAGGCGTCGACGACCTTGAGCCGCTTGAGCATCTGCTTCTTGCGGTGCTGCGAGCCTTCGTCGACCAGGCCGGCGCGAAGCTCTTCGGCCACCTTGTCGACGTCGATGCGCTTCAGCAGCTCGCGAACGGCGGGCGCGCCGATGTCGGCGAAGAAGGCGTTGTCGCCTTCGTCCTTTGCCTTCTGCCGAAGATAGAAATACTCGTCTTCGGTAAGGAGAGAATTGTTCTCGATCGGGCGGCCCGGACTATCGGGCACGGCCATGTTCTCGGGAACCGATTCCTGCTTGCCCGCGTCGATCACGACGTAATTCGAGTAGTAAATGACCTTCTCGAGATCACGCAGCGTCAGGTCGACGAGATTGCCCATCGGGCTGGGCAGCGTCTTGAAGAACCAGATGTGCGCGACGGGCACGGCGAGCTCGATGTGACCCATGCGCTCGCGACGGACGCGGCTCAGGGTGACTTCGACGCCGCAGCGATCGCAGATCACACCACGATAACGGATGCGCTTGTACTTGCCGCAGTGACATTCCCAGTCCTTGACGGGACCGAAGATGCGCTCGCAGAACAAGCCGTCCTTCTCCGGCTTGAACGAGCGGTAGTTGATCGTCTCGGGCTTGAGTACTTCGCCCCACGACCACCAGGTGCGGAGGCCCTGCATCTCCAGCCGCTCCCGCTCTTTTGGATCCTTCGGCCCTCGCATCTCCTCGGGTGAGGCGATGCGGACCTGGATGTAATCGAATGAAGACGCGCGGGTCTCGCGCGAGCTGCGAAAATCAATCATGAATTACTCCTCGCTCCCGTTACCGTTGCTGCTCATGGGGCTGTTGCCGAGACCATATCCGCTGGTCGCGTTCGCTCCCATGCTGACGTGAATTCCGAGCGCTTTCAGCTCCTGGACGAGCACGTTGAACGACTCGGGAATTCCCGGCTCAGGCAGATTCTGGCCCTTCACGATCGCCTCGTAAACGCGGCTGCGACCGTTCACATCGTCGGACTTGACGGTGAGAATCTCCTGCAGTGTGTGCGCGGCGCCGTACGCTTCCAGCGCCCAGACTTCCATCTCTCCAAAACGCTGCCCGCCGAACTGCGCCTTGCCCGCCAGCGGCTGCTGCGTCACGAGCGAGTACGGCCCGATGCTGCGCGCGTGGATCTTGTCGTCTACGAGGTGCGATAGCTTCAGCATGTAGATCTCACCGACCGTCACCGGGTTCGAGAACAGCTCACCCGTCCGGCCGTCGCGCAGTCTGAGCTTGCCGCCAGCGGAGATTCCCGCGAGGCGCATCAGCTCGGCGGCGGCTGCGTCGACGTCGATATCCGACTTCTTGCCGAATGACGTGGCAAGCGCCGGAAGCTCGAGATTCTCAAGGACTGAAGTCGCCTCCGCCTCGCGCCGCTTCTCGATCTGAGCGCGGGCGCTTCGGAACTGCGCGCGCACACCCGACGGCATTTCCTCATCGTCCGCCGATCCCTGATGGAACGCGATCTGATTGTCCAGCTCGGCGTTCTCGCGGTCGACCAGCTCCTTCGCAGCACCCGTGAGGAACTCACGGATTCTATTGTAGACGTCGCGGGTCTCGGGGGAGACACCGCGGCGCGCAAGGTCGTCGATGGTCGCGTCGATCAACAGCTCGACACGCTCAGCGTCCGGTCCTCTGTGACGCGTGTCGGCAATGACAGCGCGCAGCTCGGCCTCGCTGATCGTCACGCGCGGCGTACGCAGATCGAGCGCGTCACGCACCCAGGTAATCGCCGCCAGCTTCAGCAGCAATCCGATCTCGCGCTCGTTGGCGCCCTGGAACACAGGCGTCTTGGCGTAGAATTCGAGCAGTCGCGCCGCCCAGCCAAGATGCGTCTCCAGAATCTGTCCGACGTTCATACGGCTTGGAACGCCGAGCGGATTGAGAACGATGTCGACCGGCCGTCCGTCGGGGAGGAACGGCATATCCTCCTCGGGAACGATGCGGGCAACGATACCCTTGTTGCCGTGGCGCCCCGCCATTTTGTCACCGACCGAGACCTTGCGCTTCTCCGCCATGTAGACCTTCACCAGCTGGATGACGCCCGGAGGCAGCTCATCCGGCTGAAGCACTCTGTCGATGCGCTCTTCCGCCTTCTCCTCGAGTCGCGCTTTCTCTTCATTTGCGGCCTCGATGATAGTGCGGATCTTCTCGTTCGCGCCTTTGTTCTCGAGGCGGAACGTCTTGAGATCGAGCGTGGCGAGCTTGATGTCGGCAAGGACCGTCGCTGTGAGCTTAGTCCCTGACGGAATCGCCTCCTCCACTGTCCCGCTCTTGAGCGCCAGGCCGACTGTCTGTCCTTCGAGCAGCTCGACAAGCTCGGCATCCCGGACCTCGTTGACGCGGATCTTCT from Gemmatimonadaceae bacterium encodes the following:
- a CDS encoding DNA-directed RNA polymerase subunit beta' is translated as MIDFRSSRETRASSFDYIQVRIASPEEMRGPKDPKERERLEMQGLRTWWSWGEVLKPETINYRSFKPEKDGLFCERIFGPVKDWECHCGKYKRIRYRGVICDRCGVEVTLSRVRRERMGHIELAVPVAHIWFFKTLPSPMGNLVDLTLRDLEKVIYYSNYVVIDAGKQESVPENMAVPDSPGRPIENNSLLTEDEYFYLRQKAKDEGDNAFFADIGAPAVRELLKRIDVDKVAEELRAGLVDEGSQHRKKQMLKRLKVVDAFRNSGDSGQERNKAEWLIMDVIPVIPPDLRPLVPLDGGRFATSDLNDLYRRVINRNNRLKRLLELKAPEIIVRNEKRMLQESVDSLLDNGRRGKAMTGANKRPLKSLADMIKGKGGRFRQNLLGKRVDYSGRSVIVVGPQLKLHQCGLPKLMALELFKP
- a CDS encoding DNA-directed RNA polymerase subunit beta, whose amino-acid sequence is KNGKVSDEISWLDANREEDVTIAQANAQLNPDGSFVDELVLCRQRGDVPLVAPERIDYMDVAPEQLVSIAAALIPFLEHDDANRALMGSNMQRQAVPLLNPRTPLVGTGLEEKVARDSGAVIIAQRPGTVTSVTADEIIVDTGTGTTVTNGGGKKDASRPLARLTQHDRYKIKKYWRTNQDTAINQRPLVRRGQKVKAGEVLADGASTEFGQLALGANVTVAFMPWYGHNFEDAIVLSERLVKEDVYSSIHIQELELHVRDTKRGQEEITREIPNVAEEALNDLDERGIVRIGAHVKPGDILVGKITPKGETELSPEEKLLTAIFGEKAKDVKDSSLKVPPGMEGVVIDVKIFSRVDDQVVEKDRGERIGDIRRLEGEEKIRVNEVRDAELVELLEGQTVGLALKSGTVEEAIPSGTKLTATVLADIKLATLDLKTFRLENKGANEKIRTIIEAANEEKARLEEKAEERIDRVLQPDELPPGVIQLVKVYMAEKRKVSVGDKMAGRHGNKGIVARIVPEEDMPFLPDGRPVDIVLNPLGVPSRMNVGQILETHLGWAARLLEFYAKTPVFQGANEREIGLLLKLAAITWVRDALDLRTPRVTISEAELRAVIADTRHRGPDAERVELLIDATIDDLARRGVSPETRDVYNRIREFLTGAAKELVDRENAELDNQIAFHQGSADDEEMPSGVRAQFRSARAQIEKRREAEATSVLENLELPALATSFGKKSDIDVDAAAAELMRLAGISAGGKLRLRDGRTGELFSNPVTVGEIYMLKLSHLVDDKIHARSIGPYSLVTQQPLAGKAQFGGQRFGEMEVWALEAYGAAHTLQEILTVKSDDVNGRSRVYEAIVKGQNLPEPGIPESFNVLVQELKALGIHVSMGANATSGYGLGNSPMSSNGNGSEE